One stretch of Variovorax sp. 54 DNA includes these proteins:
- a CDS encoding DUF3299 domain-containing protein encodes MSAFVSRVVSALLVTFACIGLAGCGQEGAGEQAAGPSAAQELAWDALIPKDWDPTQRYRNISLEALRDNDPRAIQMLDEMRAVWDNAPVNVALDGKPVTLSGFVVPLDATPDGIREFLLVPYFGACIHTPPPPANQIVHVIAPAPVKGLHAMDTVRVSGTLKAARYSSADMGVSGYEIASAVVERLAVTQGP; translated from the coding sequence ATGAGTGCTTTCGTTTCGCGCGTCGTGTCGGCGTTGCTTGTGACCTTCGCGTGCATCGGATTGGCCGGCTGTGGCCAGGAAGGAGCAGGCGAGCAGGCGGCGGGCCCGTCCGCCGCACAAGAACTTGCATGGGACGCCCTGATCCCCAAGGACTGGGACCCCACCCAGCGCTACCGCAACATCAGCCTCGAGGCGTTGCGCGACAACGACCCGCGCGCGATCCAGATGCTCGACGAGATGCGTGCCGTCTGGGACAACGCGCCGGTCAACGTCGCGCTCGACGGCAAGCCCGTCACGCTTTCAGGCTTCGTCGTGCCGCTCGATGCCACGCCCGACGGCATCCGCGAGTTCCTGCTGGTGCCGTACTTCGGCGCCTGCATCCACACCCCGCCACCACCCGCGAACCAGATCGTCCACGTGATCGCGCCGGCGCCCGTGAAGGGGCTGCACGCGATGGACACGGTGCGCGTCAGCGGCACGCTCAAGGCGGCGCGTTATTCGTCGGCGGACATGGGCGTGAGCGGCTACGAGATCGCGTCGGCGGTGGTCGAGCGGCTGGCGGTCACGCAGGGGCCGTGA
- a CDS encoding branched-chain amino acid ABC transporter permease yields the protein MRIGTLKQSYTADAALFDSRTQKVWLAIGTALLVLFPFMASDYWLYLACLVAINVASATGLNILTGYTGLVSLGQAAFMGLGAYTVAIMQTRLGTPFLLNILAGGVVAMLGGLIVGIPSLRVKGLYLAIATIAASFITHFLFANLKLTGGTTGISLPPAQLFGLPLDTSFRLYWVIVPVMVLMVLGAANLFRTRVGRAFIAIRDRDISAEVLGIPLLRYKLLSFGLSSFYAGVAGGLWAYFFRVVTPESFPLLMSIFFLAAIIVGGMGTILGGIFGAVFMTMVPELLKLVVDLLPGGVEMTVFLSPVRTVVFGLLIVGFLVFEPHGLAEVWRRIRRFFHLWPFRN from the coding sequence ATGCGCATCGGCACCCTCAAGCAAAGCTACACCGCCGACGCGGCGCTGTTCGATTCGCGCACGCAGAAGGTGTGGCTCGCGATCGGCACGGCGCTGCTCGTGTTGTTCCCTTTCATGGCCAGCGACTACTGGCTTTACCTCGCGTGCCTCGTCGCCATCAACGTCGCGAGCGCCACGGGCCTGAACATCCTCACGGGCTACACGGGCCTCGTGAGCCTCGGGCAGGCCGCGTTCATGGGCCTGGGTGCCTACACCGTCGCGATCATGCAGACGCGGCTGGGCACGCCCTTCCTTCTGAACATCCTCGCGGGCGGCGTGGTCGCGATGCTCGGCGGGTTGATCGTCGGCATTCCGTCGCTGCGCGTGAAGGGCCTGTACCTGGCGATCGCGACCATCGCGGCCTCGTTCATCACGCACTTCCTGTTCGCCAACCTCAAGCTCACGGGCGGCACCACCGGCATCTCGCTGCCGCCCGCGCAGCTCTTCGGCCTGCCGCTGGACACGTCGTTCCGCCTGTACTGGGTGATCGTTCCGGTGATGGTGCTCATGGTGCTCGGCGCGGCCAACCTGTTCCGCACGCGCGTGGGGCGCGCCTTCATCGCCATCCGCGACCGCGACATCTCGGCCGAGGTGCTGGGCATTCCGCTGCTGCGCTACAAGCTGCTGTCGTTCGGGCTCTCGTCGTTCTACGCGGGCGTGGCGGGCGGGCTGTGGGCCTACTTCTTCCGTGTGGTCACGCCCGAGAGCTTTCCGCTGCTGATGTCGATCTTCTTCCTGGCCGCCATCATCGTCGGCGGCATGGGCACCATCCTGGGCGGCATCTTCGGCGCCGTGTTCATGACCATGGTGCCCGAACTGCTCAAGCTGGTGGTCGACCTGCTGCCGGGCGGCGTCGAGATGACCGTGTTCCTCTCGCCGGTGCGCACCGTCGTCTTCGGCCTGCTGATCGTCGGATTTCTGGTGTTCGAGCCGCACGGGCTCGCAGAAGTGTGGCGGCGCATACGCCGCTTTTTCCATCTATGGCCGTTTCGTAACTAG
- a CDS encoding TetR/AcrR family transcriptional regulator produces MPRSSAVPAPAPASPWAPADRRAQQREVKRMAVLRTAAQLFNERGFHATSLDDIAERLNVSKPTLYYYIENKDQILLECVKMALDLMQTGIGEVRAAGGSAIDQLKACMRIYSGVVTQDFGMCVIRIGEDPLPDPLKKELRRLKAGIDGHFRRLIEEGVAEGALAPCDPKMAAFMLAGALSWIGRWYRPDGDLTPDQIADQGIELLLNGVLQRAPTKVNP; encoded by the coding sequence ATGCCCCGTTCCTCCGCCGTTCCTGCTCCAGCGCCTGCCTCTCCGTGGGCGCCCGCCGACCGCCGCGCGCAGCAGCGCGAAGTGAAGCGCATGGCCGTGTTGCGCACGGCCGCCCAGCTCTTCAACGAGCGCGGCTTCCACGCGACCTCGCTCGACGACATTGCCGAGCGGCTCAACGTGAGCAAGCCCACGCTGTACTACTACATCGAGAACAAGGACCAGATCCTGCTCGAGTGCGTGAAGATGGCGCTCGACCTCATGCAGACCGGCATCGGCGAGGTGCGCGCCGCGGGCGGCAGCGCCATCGACCAGCTCAAGGCCTGCATGCGCATCTACTCGGGCGTGGTCACGCAGGACTTCGGCATGTGCGTGATCCGCATCGGCGAAGACCCGCTGCCCGACCCGCTCAAGAAGGAACTGCGCCGCCTCAAGGCCGGCATCGACGGGCATTTCCGCCGGCTGATCGAAGAGGGCGTGGCCGAAGGCGCGCTGGCGCCCTGCGACCCGAAGATGGCGGCCTTCATGCTGGCCGGTGCGCTGAGCTGGATCGGCCGCTGGTATCGCCCCGACGGCGACCTCACGCCCGACCAGATCGCCGACCAGGGCATCGAGCTGCTACTCAACGGCGTGCTGCAGCGCGCCCCGACGAAAGTGAACCCATGA
- a CDS encoding GFA family protein, translating to MNPAYTGGCACGAIRYEISGEPVFQNDCQCLDCQRKSGTGHGSYLSFAGAEVQQTGAATLWSLKGDSGNVKTRAFCPTCGSPVYMTFAAMPGVFTVHAASLDDPGRYRPQAVTYAVRGHAWDFLDPALPKFERMPPG from the coding sequence ATGAACCCGGCCTACACCGGCGGTTGCGCGTGCGGCGCCATTCGCTACGAGATTTCAGGGGAACCCGTGTTCCAGAACGACTGCCAGTGCCTCGACTGCCAGCGCAAGAGCGGCACGGGCCACGGCTCGTACCTCAGCTTCGCGGGCGCCGAGGTGCAGCAGACCGGCGCGGCCACGCTGTGGAGCCTCAAGGGCGACAGCGGCAACGTCAAGACGCGCGCCTTCTGCCCGACCTGCGGCTCGCCCGTGTACATGACCTTCGCCGCGATGCCCGGCGTCTTCACCGTGCATGCCGCGAGCCTGGACGACCCGGGGCGCTACCGGCCGCAGGCGGTCACGTATGCGGTGCGCGGGCACGCCTGGGACTTTCTCGACCCGGCGCTGCCGAAGTTCGAGCGGATGCCGCCGGGCTGA
- a CDS encoding acetyl-CoA C-acyltransferase family protein codes for MTQRDIFVVGTARTAIGTFGGALKDVPNTQLATTAVKAAIERSGVAADAIGHVVMGNVIPTDVKDAYLSRVAAIDAGCPIETPAFNVNRLCGSGLQAIVSAAQAIALGDCDIAIGGGSESMSRGPYFDTSARYGARMGDAVLVDYMLGILHDPWEKIHMGITAENVAARYGITREQMDELAVTSQQRAAAAIAAGRFKEQIVPVEVKTRKGVVLFDTDEHVRADTTMDTLAKMKPAFKKDGLVTAGNASGINDGAAAVVLAEGGRVKALGLKPLARLVGYAHAGVEPAYMGIGPVPATRKVLERTGLKVSDFDVIESNEAFAAQACAVIKELGFDPAKVNPNGSGISLGHPVGATGAIITTKAIAELHRTGGRYALVTMCIGGGQGIAAVFERV; via the coding sequence ATGACCCAACGCGACATCTTCGTGGTCGGCACCGCCCGCACCGCCATCGGCACCTTCGGCGGTGCACTGAAAGACGTGCCCAACACCCAACTGGCCACCACCGCCGTCAAGGCAGCCATCGAGCGCAGCGGCGTGGCCGCAGACGCCATCGGCCATGTGGTCATGGGCAACGTGATTCCCACCGACGTGAAGGACGCGTACCTGAGCCGCGTGGCCGCCATCGATGCGGGCTGCCCGATCGAGACGCCGGCCTTCAACGTGAACCGCCTGTGCGGCTCGGGCCTGCAGGCCATCGTGTCGGCGGCGCAGGCCATTGCGCTGGGCGACTGCGACATCGCCATCGGCGGTGGTTCGGAATCGATGAGCCGCGGTCCGTACTTCGACACCTCGGCGCGCTATGGCGCACGCATGGGCGACGCGGTGCTGGTCGACTACATGCTGGGCATCCTGCACGACCCGTGGGAGAAGATTCACATGGGCATCACCGCCGAGAACGTGGCCGCGCGCTACGGCATCACGCGTGAGCAGATGGACGAACTGGCCGTGACCAGCCAGCAGCGCGCCGCCGCCGCCATTGCCGCAGGCCGCTTCAAGGAACAGATCGTTCCGGTCGAAGTGAAGACGCGCAAGGGCGTCGTGCTGTTCGACACCGACGAGCACGTGCGCGCTGACACCACCATGGACACGCTCGCGAAGATGAAGCCTGCGTTCAAGAAGGACGGCCTCGTGACCGCCGGCAATGCGTCGGGCATCAACGACGGCGCAGCCGCCGTGGTGCTGGCCGAAGGTGGCCGCGTGAAGGCACTGGGCCTGAAGCCGCTGGCGCGCCTTGTCGGCTACGCGCACGCAGGTGTCGAACCCGCGTACATGGGCATCGGCCCGGTGCCGGCCACGCGCAAGGTGCTGGAGCGCACGGGCCTGAAGGTCAGCGACTTCGATGTGATCGAGTCGAACGAAGCGTTCGCCGCACAGGCCTGCGCCGTCATCAAGGAACTGGGCTTCGACCCCGCCAAGGTGAACCCGAACGGCTCGGGCATCTCGCTGGGCCATCCGGTGGGCGCAACCGGCGCGATCATCACGACGAAGGCGATCGCCGAGCTGCACCGCACCGGTGGCCGCTATGCGCTGGTCACGATGTGCATCGGCGGCGGGCAAGGCATTGCCGCCGTCTTCGAACGGGTTTGA
- a CDS encoding ABC transporter ATP-binding protein, which produces MPDETRREPSISAPSATAPVLQAEALTLAFGGVKALTNVGFSVAPGSITAVIGPNGAGKTSLFNTISGFYKPSQGRVLFEGADITRLPAPKRAALGLARSFQNIALFRGMTVLDNIKLGRHAHLKTHVFDALFYLGRARREEAELRRDVEERIIDFLEIDHIRHASVAALPYGLQKRVEMARALAMQPKVLMLDEPVAGMNREETEDMARFILDVRREWGITVLMVEHDMGMVMDLSDHVVVLNFGQVIAQGTPAQVQADPEVIRAYLGAGDVGELRRRLRGEATAGVA; this is translated from the coding sequence ATGCCTGACGAGACTCGACGGGAACCCTCCATTTCGGCCCCCTCCGCCACGGCCCCGGTGCTGCAGGCCGAGGCGTTGACGCTGGCATTCGGCGGCGTGAAAGCGCTCACCAACGTCGGCTTCAGCGTCGCGCCCGGCTCCATCACCGCGGTGATCGGGCCCAACGGCGCGGGCAAGACCTCGCTGTTCAACACCATCTCGGGCTTCTACAAGCCCTCGCAGGGCCGCGTGCTGTTCGAGGGCGCGGACATCACCCGCCTGCCCGCCCCCAAGCGCGCCGCGCTGGGCCTGGCGCGCAGCTTCCAGAACATCGCGCTGTTCCGCGGCATGACCGTGCTCGACAACATCAAGCTCGGCCGCCATGCGCACCTGAAGACCCACGTGTTCGACGCCCTCTTCTACCTGGGCCGCGCGCGCCGCGAAGAGGCCGAGCTGCGCCGCGACGTCGAAGAACGCATCATCGATTTCCTCGAGATCGACCACATCCGCCACGCCTCGGTGGCCGCCCTGCCCTACGGCCTGCAGAAGCGCGTGGAAATGGCGCGCGCGCTGGCCATGCAGCCCAAGGTGCTGATGCTCGACGAGCCCGTGGCCGGCATGAACCGCGAGGAAACCGAAGACATGGCGCGCTTCATCCTCGACGTGCGGCGCGAGTGGGGCATCACGGTGCTGATGGTCGAGCACGACATGGGCATGGTGATGGACCTGTCGGACCACGTGGTGGTGCTCAACTTCGGCCAGGTCATTGCACAAGGCACACCGGCGCAGGTGCAGGCCGACCCCGAAGTGATCCGCGCCTACCTCGGCGCGGGCGATGTCGGCGAGCTGCGTCGCCGGCTGCGCGGCGAAGCCACGGCAGGAGTCGCCTGA
- a CDS encoding GNAT family N-acetyltransferase — MHVDLVSEAQHDSLIELLTELHAFYNEAARVPRELVREHLLGNLLAPDSPHQLVVVSTDARTVVGLAAITWLFSLVDFAPEQRKHCQLKELYVKSGHRSAGAGRALMAWVAARAIAHGCHRIDWPVKATNARGIAFYEGLGAFRVAERLSYRLLEPALGELAAFTAPA, encoded by the coding sequence ATGCATGTCGATCTGGTGTCCGAAGCCCAACACGATTCGCTCATCGAGCTGCTGACCGAACTGCACGCCTTCTACAACGAAGCCGCGCGCGTCCCCCGCGAGTTGGTGCGCGAGCACCTGCTGGGCAATCTCCTCGCCCCCGATTCACCGCACCAGCTCGTGGTGGTGTCGACAGACGCGCGCACCGTGGTCGGGCTGGCCGCGATCACCTGGCTCTTCTCGCTGGTCGACTTCGCGCCGGAGCAGCGCAAGCACTGCCAGCTCAAGGAGCTCTACGTGAAGTCGGGCCACCGCAGTGCGGGGGCGGGTCGCGCCCTCATGGCCTGGGTGGCTGCGCGCGCCATCGCCCACGGGTGCCACCGCATCGACTGGCCCGTGAAGGCGACGAATGCGCGCGGCATCGCGTTCTATGAAGGGCTCGGTGCGTTCCGCGTCGCCGAGCGGCTGAGCTACCGGCTGCTGGAGCCGGCCTTGGGCGAGCTGGCGGCCTTCACGGCCCCTGCGTGA
- a CDS encoding enoyl-CoA hydratase/isomerase family protein — MTQETSSSPLLVGREGAVATLRFNRPAALNAIDVPMATAFLAAARTLAADKSVRAVLLSGAGKGFMAGGDLGVLSADPKQGAADLIGPLHEALTVLDAMDAPLVAQVHGVAAGAGLSLMLQADFVLAAEGTRFNLAYVNIGTSCDVGASWALPRLVGMRRALEIAMLGDTYDTAAAERMGLINRVVPAADLESEAMALAQRLAKGPTVALGNLRRLMRGSLDRDLASQLDAESAAFQSCAATDDFRIGLDAFFGKKPAAFTGR; from the coding sequence ATGACCCAAGAGACCTCTTCTTCCCCACTGCTGGTGGGCCGCGAAGGCGCAGTGGCCACGCTGCGCTTCAACCGGCCGGCCGCGCTCAATGCCATCGACGTGCCGATGGCCACCGCCTTCCTCGCCGCCGCACGCACCTTGGCTGCCGACAAGAGCGTGCGCGCCGTGCTGCTGAGCGGCGCGGGCAAGGGCTTCATGGCCGGTGGCGACCTCGGCGTGCTGAGCGCCGACCCGAAGCAGGGCGCGGCCGACCTCATCGGCCCGCTGCACGAAGCGCTGACCGTGCTCGACGCCATGGACGCCCCGCTGGTCGCGCAGGTGCACGGCGTGGCGGCCGGCGCGGGCCTGAGCCTGATGCTGCAGGCCGACTTCGTGCTCGCGGCCGAAGGCACGCGCTTCAACCTGGCCTACGTGAACATCGGCACCAGCTGCGACGTCGGCGCCTCGTGGGCGCTGCCACGCCTGGTCGGCATGCGCCGCGCGCTCGAGATCGCGATGCTCGGCGACACCTACGACACCGCCGCCGCCGAGCGCATGGGCCTCATCAACCGCGTGGTGCCTGCCGCCGACCTCGAGTCCGAAGCGATGGCCCTCGCGCAGCGGCTGGCCAAGGGCCCGACCGTGGCGCTGGGCAACCTGCGCCGGCTGATGCGCGGCTCGCTCGACCGCGACCTCGCGAGCCAGCTCGACGCCGAGTCGGCCGCGTTCCAGTCGTGCGCGGCCACCGACGATTTCCGCATTGGCCTCGATGCCTTTTTCGGCAAGAAGCCCGCGGCCTTCACCGGCCGCTGA
- a CDS encoding LysR family transcriptional regulator produces MKTTIEELVAFRAVVDTGSITAAADQLGQTVSGISRALSRLEQKLGTTLMRRTTRRLELTEEGAAFLQRTRAILDAIDDAEEHMAARRQQPAGRLRVNAASPFMLHAIVPLVPEFRRLYPQISLELDTDDLPIDLLERRTDVAIRIGPLRDSTLHARPLGTHRLRVLASSAYLEAHGKPRKVDELPGHALLGFTQPESLNRWPLRGVHGDEWTIAPTVVASSGETLRQLALAGVGIVCLSDFMTATDRASGALVQVLPKDTVDVRQPVNAVYYRNTQLSARITSFLDFLSQRLG; encoded by the coding sequence ATGAAAACCACCATCGAAGAACTGGTCGCCTTCCGCGCCGTGGTGGACACCGGCTCGATCACCGCCGCAGCCGACCAGCTGGGCCAGACCGTGTCGGGCATCAGCCGCGCGCTGAGCCGGCTCGAACAGAAGCTCGGCACCACGCTGATGCGCCGCACCACGCGGCGGCTCGAACTCACCGAAGAAGGCGCCGCCTTTTTGCAACGCACGCGCGCCATCCTCGATGCGATCGACGATGCCGAAGAGCACATGGCCGCGCGCCGCCAGCAACCGGCCGGCCGCTTGCGCGTGAACGCGGCCTCGCCCTTCATGCTCCATGCCATCGTGCCGCTGGTGCCGGAGTTCCGCCGGCTCTACCCGCAGATCAGCCTGGAGCTCGACACCGACGACCTGCCCATCGACCTGCTGGAGCGGCGCACCGACGTGGCGATCCGCATCGGCCCGCTGCGCGATTCCACGCTGCATGCGCGCCCGCTCGGCACGCACCGGCTGCGCGTGCTCGCAAGCTCCGCGTACCTGGAGGCCCACGGCAAGCCGCGCAAGGTGGACGAGCTGCCCGGCCACGCGTTGCTGGGCTTCACCCAGCCCGAGTCGCTGAACCGCTGGCCGCTGCGCGGCGTGCATGGCGACGAATGGACGATTGCGCCCACCGTCGTCGCATCGAGCGGCGAGACGCTGCGCCAGCTCGCGCTGGCCGGCGTGGGCATCGTCTGCCTGTCGGATTTCATGACCGCCACCGACCGCGCCAGCGGCGCGCTGGTGCAGGTGCTGCCGAAGGACACGGTCGACGTGCGCCAGCCCGTCAACGCCGTGTACTACCGCAACACGCAGCTGTCGGCACGGATCACCTCATTCCTCGATTTCCTCTCGCAGCGCCTGGGCTGA
- a CDS encoding branched-chain amino acid ABC transporter permease — MDWAYLFEIALTGIAGGGLYALAALAFVLVYKATRVVNIAIGEMLMVGAYLFFTFAASFSLPIWMAVLGSVIGTGLLGAVIERTMIRPLLGEPPISVFMVTVGLASILVGLVEIIWTADQRRLPEFLPNTPVMVGEAFLAPKIAYGALIAVVLIGLVLLLFRFWRGGVALRATASDQAAAYSMGIHVPRVFSLAWVASSMIAAVAGIIVGAIGGISSSMGVFGLSVLVVVIVGGLDSVLGALVGGVLIGLIEALAGSYLGGEYKLLATFIVLVFVLMVRPYGLFGTHEIERL, encoded by the coding sequence ATGGATTGGGCCTACCTCTTCGAGATCGCGCTCACCGGCATTGCCGGCGGCGGCCTGTATGCGCTGGCGGCGCTGGCCTTCGTGCTGGTCTACAAGGCGACGCGCGTGGTCAACATCGCCATCGGCGAGATGCTGATGGTCGGCGCCTACCTGTTCTTCACCTTCGCGGCGAGCTTCTCGCTGCCGATCTGGATGGCGGTGCTGGGCTCGGTGATCGGCACCGGCCTGCTGGGCGCGGTGATCGAGCGCACCATGATCCGCCCGCTGCTGGGCGAGCCGCCGATCTCGGTGTTCATGGTGACGGTGGGGCTGGCGTCGATCCTCGTCGGGCTGGTCGAGATCATCTGGACCGCCGACCAGCGCCGCCTGCCCGAGTTCCTGCCCAACACCCCCGTGATGGTCGGCGAGGCCTTCCTGGCGCCGAAGATCGCTTATGGCGCGCTGATCGCGGTGGTGCTGATCGGGCTCGTGCTGCTGCTGTTCCGCTTCTGGCGCGGCGGCGTGGCGCTGCGGGCCACGGCCTCGGACCAGGCGGCGGCGTACTCGATGGGCATCCACGTGCCGCGCGTGTTCTCGCTGGCCTGGGTGGCCTCGTCCATGATCGCGGCGGTGGCCGGCATCATCGTCGGCGCCATCGGCGGCATCTCGTCGTCGATGGGCGTGTTCGGGCTGTCGGTGCTGGTGGTGGTGATCGTCGGCGGGCTCGACAGCGTGCTCGGCGCGCTGGTCGGCGGCGTGCTCATCGGGCTGATCGAAGCGCTGGCCGGCTCCTACCTCGGCGGCGAATACAAGCTGCTCGCCACCTTCATCGTGCTGGTGTTCGTGCTGATGGTGCGGCCTTACGGCCTCTTCGGCACGCACGAGATCGAGAGACTCTAG
- the arfB gene encoding alternative ribosome rescue aminoacyl-tRNA hydrolase ArfB: MLRPPLLINPDEVEISAIRAQGAGGQNVNKVSSAVHLRYDIHASSLPDDVKERLLALRDSRITQEGVFVLKAQQHRTQEMNRADAFARLQAVVDSVATPPRVRRATKPTYGSKQRRLEGKSQRSQIKNLRGRVQD; this comes from the coding sequence ATGCTCCGACCGCCCCTCCTGATCAATCCCGACGAAGTCGAGATCAGCGCCATTCGTGCGCAGGGGGCGGGCGGGCAGAACGTCAACAAGGTGTCGAGCGCAGTGCACCTGCGCTACGACATCCATGCCAGCTCGCTGCCCGACGACGTGAAGGAACGGTTGCTCGCCCTGCGCGACAGCCGCATCACGCAGGAAGGCGTGTTCGTGCTCAAGGCCCAGCAGCACCGCACGCAGGAAATGAACCGCGCCGACGCGTTCGCGCGGCTGCAGGCGGTGGTCGACAGCGTGGCGACGCCGCCGCGCGTGCGGCGCGCCACCAAGCCCACCTACGGTTCGAAGCAGCGCCGGCTCGAAGGCAAGAGCCAGCGCTCGCAGATCAAGAACCTGCGCGGGCGGGTGCAGGACTGA
- a CDS encoding ABC transporter substrate-binding protein, giving the protein MPNTPKKLSPHRRALLIAAGLAAAVPFANAQGNEDIVIGGSIPMTGVFAFAGVGINAGIADYVKIVNDAGGIKGRKLRYVPEDTGYKVDVSVAAFKKITSQNKVNLYYGDSTGFSKTINPELDRGGQILMAGASFATELNDPAKYPNQFLVGPDYTEQIGILLRHIAKEKPGAKVAFVYSDSEFGRDPIEASEAAAKKLGLSVPVKLMTPAGSVDVSTEVIKLRRAAPDYTIFHGYILAPIPEFVQQGKQMGMTSKWMGTFWTMDSSTVMKMGEGGDGFMGVMPYRYYYDTTAKAPMLDKIRALRPEYQSTAYTQGFLTAMLFTEAAKRTLDAGKPLDGKNLKAALNTIKDFDTGGIIGTPITIKGNSIPVGRVYKADMKAQKMVPASDWIALN; this is encoded by the coding sequence ATGCCCAACACACCGAAGAAGCTTTCCCCCCACCGCCGCGCCCTGCTGATCGCCGCAGGTCTCGCGGCCGCCGTGCCGTTCGCGAATGCGCAAGGCAATGAAGACATCGTCATCGGCGGCTCGATTCCCATGACCGGCGTGTTCGCCTTCGCGGGCGTGGGCATCAACGCCGGCATTGCCGACTACGTGAAGATCGTCAACGACGCGGGCGGCATCAAGGGCCGCAAGCTGCGCTACGTGCCGGAAGACACGGGCTACAAGGTCGACGTGTCGGTGGCGGCCTTCAAGAAGATCACGAGCCAGAACAAGGTCAACCTCTACTACGGCGACTCCACCGGTTTCTCGAAGACCATCAACCCCGAGCTCGACCGCGGCGGCCAGATCCTGATGGCGGGCGCCTCGTTTGCCACCGAGCTCAACGACCCGGCCAAGTACCCGAACCAGTTCCTGGTCGGCCCCGACTACACCGAGCAGATCGGCATCCTGCTGCGCCACATCGCCAAGGAAAAGCCGGGCGCGAAGGTGGCCTTCGTGTACTCCGATTCCGAGTTTGGCCGCGACCCGATCGAGGCCAGCGAAGCCGCTGCCAAGAAGCTGGGCCTGAGCGTGCCGGTGAAGCTCATGACGCCCGCGGGCAGCGTCGACGTGTCGACCGAGGTCATCAAGCTGCGCCGCGCCGCGCCCGACTACACGATCTTCCACGGCTACATCCTCGCGCCCATTCCCGAGTTCGTGCAGCAGGGCAAGCAGATGGGCATGACCAGCAAGTGGATGGGCACCTTCTGGACCATGGACAGCTCCACCGTCATGAAGATGGGCGAAGGCGGCGACGGCTTCATGGGCGTCATGCCCTACCGCTACTACTACGACACCACGGCCAAGGCGCCGATGCTCGACAAGATCCGCGCACTGCGCCCCGAGTACCAGAGCACGGCCTACACGCAGGGCTTCCTCACGGCGATGCTGTTCACCGAGGCCGCCAAGCGCACGCTCGACGCCGGCAAGCCGCTCGACGGCAAGAACCTGAAGGCCGCGCTCAACACCATCAAGGACTTCGACACCGGCGGGATCATCGGCACGCCGATCACCATCAAGGGAAACTCGATCCCCGTGGGCCGCGTCTACAAGGCCGACATGAAGGCGCAGAAGATGGTGCCGGCGTCGGACTGGATCGCACTGAACTGA